Proteins found in one Pseudomonas sp. P8_241 genomic segment:
- a CDS encoding MinD/ParA family protein, whose amino-acid sequence MDTEHFVQVIAIASGKGGVGKTTVAVNLALALAELGRRVVLLDSNLEFPNVDVQLGLVPRYTLVDLIEGRCELSDTLMEGPGGVRVVASGSGVPSMVRLSPAQHSGLIQAFSEIADSLDVLVIDTATGIGESVVSFIRAAHEVLVIVCDEPTSISGAYALIKVLNHEHGMKRFRVLVNMEINPLEGLSLFAKLIKLTDHFLDVFLEYAGAIPYDEYVRNAAQTRRAVYERHPRCKCSKAFQEVALKADAWPLLGAPRGHVEFFVERLVSNSKR is encoded by the coding sequence ATGGATACCGAGCACTTTGTACAAGTTATTGCTATCGCTAGCGGTAAGGGCGGCGTAGGCAAAACTACTGTGGCTGTGAATCTGGCATTGGCGCTAGCGGAGCTTGGGCGCCGAGTCGTTTTGCTGGATTCAAATCTTGAGTTCCCGAATGTCGACGTCCAATTGGGGCTTGTGCCACGGTATACGCTTGTCGATCTAATCGAAGGCCGCTGTGAATTGTCCGATACCCTGATGGAAGGACCGGGAGGCGTGCGCGTAGTCGCATCTGGTTCAGGTGTCCCGAGTATGGTGCGCCTGTCGCCGGCTCAGCATTCAGGCCTGATACAGGCATTCAGCGAGATAGCGGACAGCCTGGACGTGCTGGTGATCGACACCGCCACGGGTATTGGCGAATCGGTAGTCAGCTTCATTCGAGCTGCCCATGAAGTCTTGGTGATTGTATGCGATGAGCCGACTTCCATCTCCGGTGCTTACGCTTTGATCAAAGTACTTAATCATGAGCACGGGATGAAACGCTTCAGGGTTTTGGTCAACATGGAAATTAACCCTCTGGAAGGGCTGAGTTTGTTTGCCAAGCTTATTAAACTCACGGACCACTTCCTGGATGTTTTCCTGGAGTATGCGGGAGCAATTCCTTACGACGAATATGTACGTAATGCCGCGCAGACACGGCGGGCGGTTTACGAGAGACATCCGCGATGCAAATGCAGTAAAGCCTTTCAGGAGGTTGCGCTCAAGGCTGACGCTTGGCCATTGCTGGGCGCTCCAAGAGGGCATGTAGAGTTTTTTGTCGAGCGACTTGTCAGCAACTCAAAAAGGTAA
- a CDS encoding mannose-1-phosphate guanylyltransferase/mannose-6-phosphate isomerase, with product MIPVILSGGSGSRLWPLSRKQYPKQFLALTSELSLFQQTLQRLDFEGMQSPLIVCNHEHRFIVNEQLERIGVEGHSTLLEPFGRNTAPAVAMAALQLLADGRDELMLVLPADHVIEDQLALREALEVARAVAEEGEMVLFGIPVKRPETGFGYIKATRAGDGDGMHPGVYRVSQFVEKPNAELARELVRTGGYYWNSGMFLFRASRYLDELLKHAPGIYDACALALERSHRCGNVMTIDTNTFECCPDNSIDYAVMEKTSRACVVPLAAGWSDVGNWSSLWDVHEKDQAGNVLKGDVLTHDSRNSFVHSSSKLVALVGVDDLVVVETKDAVMIAHKNSVQDVKALVNRLDLKGRSETQSHCAVNRPWGCYDSVDNGIRHQVKRITVKPGAQLSLQMHHHRAEHWIVVSGIAQVTCDDKVFLLAENQSTYIPIASVHRLANPGKIPLEIIEVQSGSYLGEDDIERLEDIYGRTGEALLAPQLVVGV from the coding sequence ATGATTCCGGTAATTCTTTCTGGTGGTAGTGGTTCGCGCTTGTGGCCCCTTTCGCGCAAGCAGTATCCAAAGCAGTTCCTCGCCCTGACCAGCGAGCTTTCGCTATTCCAGCAGACCCTGCAGCGCCTGGACTTCGAAGGCATGCAGAGCCCGCTGATCGTGTGCAACCATGAGCACCGCTTTATCGTCAACGAGCAACTGGAGCGGATCGGCGTCGAGGGGCACTCGACACTGCTCGAACCCTTCGGTCGCAATACCGCGCCGGCCGTGGCTATGGCCGCCTTGCAACTGCTGGCCGACGGCCGCGACGAACTGATGCTGGTGCTGCCGGCTGACCATGTGATCGAGGACCAACTGGCGCTGCGCGAGGCACTGGAAGTGGCGCGCGCGGTGGCCGAGGAAGGGGAGATGGTGTTGTTCGGCATCCCGGTCAAACGTCCCGAGACCGGCTTCGGCTACATCAAGGCGACCCGCGCAGGTGACGGCGACGGCATGCATCCCGGCGTCTACCGGGTCAGCCAATTCGTCGAGAAGCCCAATGCAGAACTGGCCCGCGAGCTCGTCCGCACGGGCGGCTATTACTGGAACAGCGGCATGTTCCTGTTCCGTGCCAGCCGTTATCTGGACGAGTTGCTCAAGCATGCGCCGGGCATCTACGACGCTTGTGCGCTGGCCCTGGAGCGTAGCCACCGCTGCGGCAATGTCATGACCATCGATACCAACACCTTCGAGTGTTGCCCGGACAACTCCATCGACTACGCGGTGATGGAGAAGACCTCCCGGGCCTGCGTGGTGCCGCTCGCCGCTGGCTGGAGTGACGTGGGCAACTGGTCCTCTCTGTGGGACGTGCATGAGAAGGACCAGGCCGGCAACGTGCTCAAGGGCGATGTGCTGACCCACGACAGCCGCAACAGCTTCGTACACAGCAGCAGCAAGCTGGTGGCCTTGGTCGGTGTGGACGATCTGGTGGTAGTAGAAACCAAGGATGCGGTGATGATCGCCCACAAGAATTCGGTTCAGGACGTCAAAGCACTGGTCAACCGCCTGGATCTGAAGGGCCGCTCGGAAACCCAGAGCCATTGTGCGGTCAATCGACCTTGGGGCTGCTACGACTCGGTGGACAACGGTATTCGCCATCAGGTCAAGCGCATCACCGTGAAGCCCGGCGCGCAGCTGTCGCTGCAGATGCACCACCACCGCGCAGAGCACTGGATCGTTGTGTCCGGCATCGCCCAGGTGACGTGTGACGATAAGGTGTTCCTGCTGGCCGAAAACCAGTCCACCTACATCCCGATCGCCTCGGTGCACCGCCTGGCCAACCCTGGAAAAATCCCCCTGGAGATCATCGAGGTGCAGTCCGGCAGCTACCTGGGTGAGGACGACATCGAGCGCCTGGAGGATATCTATGGTCGGACCGGCGAGGCGCTGCTGGCACCCCAACTGGTCGTCGGCGTTTGA
- a CDS encoding mannuronate-specific alginate lyase — MKPWQICSRMALTGLALLLAGGCSKPLERNAGASLVPPSGFYLAAPSPKDKVADCPEAPAPYSGDLLFPSKYEGSDSARDKLNPQAAARYKRLTGDVRTLESGVSKLVGKYLEDGRQEYADCALTWLNTWAEADALLSRTYNHTGKSVRKWALGSLSSAYLRLQFSGSEPLRGHEAETRAIEQWFARLADQVVHDWNEQPRERRNNHQYWAAWAVMASAVVLDRQDLFDWAVEQYRHGMEQVDAEGYLPLELSRHTRALAYHNYSLGPLVMIAAFAEANGLDLRGDNGGALQRLAQRVEKGVHNPRLFEARSGYPQELEDLQEDGKFAWLEPYCALYRCSAETDAWRRSLEPLETYRLGGDVTQLFNP, encoded by the coding sequence ATGAAACCCTGGCAGATTTGTTCGCGGATGGCGCTCACCGGCCTGGCCCTGTTGCTGGCCGGCGGCTGCAGCAAGCCCCTGGAACGCAACGCCGGCGCCAGCCTGGTGCCGCCCAGCGGCTTCTACCTGGCCGCTCCGTCCCCCAAGGACAAGGTGGCGGATTGTCCCGAGGCACCCGCGCCCTATTCGGGCGACCTGCTGTTCCCGAGCAAATACGAAGGTTCGGACTCGGCCAGGGACAAGCTCAACCCGCAGGCCGCAGCGCGCTACAAGCGGCTGACCGGTGATGTGCGTACGCTGGAAAGCGGCGTGAGCAAACTGGTCGGCAAGTATCTCGAGGATGGTCGTCAGGAATACGCCGACTGCGCCTTGACCTGGTTGAACACATGGGCCGAAGCCGACGCGCTGCTCAGCCGAACCTACAACCACACCGGCAAGTCGGTGCGCAAATGGGCGCTGGGCAGCCTGTCTTCCGCCTATTTGCGGCTGCAGTTCTCCGGCTCCGAACCCTTGCGTGGGCATGAGGCCGAAACTCGCGCCATCGAGCAGTGGTTCGCCCGGCTCGCCGACCAGGTGGTGCACGACTGGAACGAGCAACCGCGCGAGCGGCGCAACAACCACCAGTACTGGGCTGCCTGGGCGGTGATGGCAAGCGCCGTGGTGCTCGACCGCCAGGACCTGTTCGACTGGGCGGTCGAGCAGTACCGTCATGGCATGGAGCAGGTCGACGCCGAGGGCTACCTGCCGCTGGAGCTGTCCCGGCACACCCGGGCGCTTGCCTACCACAACTACAGCCTGGGGCCGCTGGTGATGATCGCGGCATTCGCCGAGGCCAACGGGCTGGATCTGCGTGGCGACAACGGTGGTGCCCTGCAGCGGCTCGCCCAGCGGGTCGAAAAGGGCGTGCACAACCCGCGCCTTTTCGAGGCCCGGTCCGGCTACCCGCAGGAGCTGGAGGACTTGCAGGAGGACGGCAAGTTCGCCTGGCTGGAACCCTACTGTGCACTTTATCGCTGCTCGGCCGAGACCGACGCCTGGCGACGCTCCCTGGAGCCCCTGGAGACCTATCGGTTAGGAGGGGATGTCACCCAGTTGTTCAATCCTTGA
- a CDS encoding alginate O-acetyltransferase AlgF gives MSLFSSMSYTLRLGSLLLGLSAPWVMADEAALYGPAAPYGSAFVRGFNAANSSFDANLGPVRINDLGAKSSSDFAFLPAGSYTVGADGKSLAVKLDAERYYTLVQMPDGALELVDEPPFKNRQKSLLRLQNLSDTALSIKTADGRTEVIHPVSANARGEREINPVKVRLTLFAGDRKIRDLDPLVLERGEVVSLFVTGSADKLSPAWVKRPVATN, from the coding sequence ATGTCCCTTTTTTCCTCGATGTCCTACACCCTGCGCTTGGGCAGCCTGCTGCTTGGCCTGTCCGCCCCGTGGGTGATGGCTGACGAAGCGGCGCTCTACGGTCCGGCGGCACCGTACGGCTCGGCCTTCGTGCGCGGCTTCAACGCTGCAAACAGCAGTTTTGACGCCAACCTCGGCCCTGTCCGCATCAATGACCTGGGCGCCAAAAGCAGCAGCGATTTCGCCTTCCTGCCGGCCGGTAGTTACACCGTCGGTGCAGATGGCAAGAGCCTGGCGGTGAAGCTCGACGCCGAGCGCTACTACACACTGGTGCAGATGCCGGATGGGGCGCTGGAGCTGGTGGATGAGCCGCCGTTCAAGAATCGCCAGAAGTCCCTGCTGCGCCTGCAGAATCTATCCGACACCGCCCTGTCGATTAAAACCGCCGACGGCCGTACCGAGGTCATCCACCCGGTCTCGGCTAATGCCCGTGGCGAGCGCGAGATCAACCCGGTCAAGGTGCGCCTGACGCTGTTCGCTGGCGACCGCAAGATTCGTGACCTCGACCCGCTGGTGCTGGAGCGTGGCGAAGTGGTCAGCCTGTTCGTCACCGGTTCCGCCGACAAGCTGTCTCCGGCCTGGGTCAAGCGTCCGGTTGCGACCAACTGA
- a CDS encoding alginate O-acetyltransferase — MNRTLNLLYSLIFCSLLLVLCLWSLRAVFGFSTASETSVLDGKLALAFEKHYDAEFPVKQLGTNLWALAGYRLFGEGRQGVIIGQDGWLFSDEEFKPASKPDQLQDNWRLVNAVRAELERRGVTLVLALLPAKARLYPEHLDDELPALAQQRLYPKVLDMMRQAGLDGPNLLPALQQAKAQGPVFLRTDSHWTPFGAEVAARSLAEHLARQGIWQHGDQTFVTEAVASREHKGDLLSFLPLEPYFADLQPPAERLRPRLTRAAEGQEASAEDELFVDALPSIALVGTSYSANPDWNFAGALKQALGSDLVNYAEEGKGPLVPMLNLLQQGDKELAGLRLVIWEFPERYLMLPSDLSGFDAAWLARLHNGEEPVSRALRTATSTSTEPILQF; from the coding sequence ATGAACAGAACCCTGAACCTGCTCTACAGCCTGATCTTCTGCAGCCTGTTGCTGGTGCTCTGCCTATGGTCCCTACGCGCGGTATTCGGCTTCTCCACAGCCAGTGAAACCAGCGTGCTGGACGGCAAACTGGCGCTGGCCTTCGAGAAGCACTACGACGCCGAGTTCCCGGTCAAGCAACTGGGCACCAATCTCTGGGCGCTGGCGGGCTACAGGCTTTTCGGCGAAGGCCGCCAGGGCGTGATCATCGGCCAGGACGGCTGGCTGTTCTCGGACGAGGAGTTCAAGCCGGCGAGCAAACCTGATCAGTTGCAGGACAACTGGCGGTTGGTGAATGCCGTACGGGCGGAACTCGAGCGTCGAGGAGTGACGCTGGTGCTGGCGCTCCTGCCAGCCAAGGCTCGACTCTATCCGGAGCATCTGGATGACGAGCTACCCGCGCTGGCTCAGCAGCGCCTGTACCCGAAGGTCCTGGACATGATGCGCCAAGCCGGGTTGGACGGGCCGAATCTGTTGCCTGCCCTGCAGCAGGCGAAGGCGCAGGGGCCGGTGTTTCTGCGTACCGACAGCCACTGGACCCCCTTCGGCGCAGAGGTCGCGGCCAGGAGTCTGGCCGAGCATCTGGCGCGGCAGGGTATTTGGCAGCATGGCGACCAGACCTTCGTCACCGAGGCTGTCGCCAGCAGGGAGCACAAAGGCGACCTGCTGAGCTTCCTGCCCCTTGAACCGTACTTCGCCGACCTGCAACCACCGGCCGAGCGCCTGCGCCCGCGCCTGACCCGGGCCGCCGAGGGACAGGAGGCGAGCGCCGAGGATGAGCTGTTCGTCGACGCCCTGCCATCGATCGCGCTGGTCGGGACCAGCTACAGCGCCAACCCGGACTGGAACTTCGCCGGTGCTCTGAAACAGGCCCTGGGCAGCGACCTGGTCAATTACGCCGAGGAGGGCAAGGGCCCACTGGTGCCCATGCTGAACCTGCTGCAGCAGGGGGATAAAGAGCTCGCCGGGCTGCGCCTGGTGATCTGGGAGTTCCCCGAGCGCTATCTGATGCTACCAAGCGACCTGTCCGGATTCGACGCGGCCTGGCTCGCCCGGCTGCACAACGGCGAGGAACCGGTCAGCCGCGCGCTGCGCACCGCCACCTCCACCTCCACTGAGCCCATCCTGCAATTCTAG
- a CDS encoding MBOAT family O-acyltransferase → MVFSSNVFLFLFLPIFLGLYYLVGTRYRNLLLLVASYIFYAWWRIDFLVLFAVVTVFNYWIGLRIGAAGVRTKTAQKWLLLGVVVDLGVLGYFKYANFGVDSLNAIITSFGMEPFVLTHILLPIGISFYIFESISYIIDVYRGDTPATHNLVDFAAFVAIFPHLIAGPVLRFRDLVDQFNHRTHTVDKFAEGCTRFMQGFIKKVFIADSIAPIADHCFALSDPTTGDAWLGALAYTAQLYFDFSGYSDMAIGLGLMMGFRFMENFKQPYISQSITEFWRRWHISLSTWLRDYLYISLGGNRGTSFQTYRNLFLTMLLGGLWHGANFTYILWGAWHGAWLAIERSLGVNAAPRVLNPLRWVFTFMLVVIGWVIFRAENLDVAWRMYAAMFSFADFRLSELYRAQLTSLQIATLVLAYVVLAIFGIRQFYSQPLAAGPKASAREDDGIMINANGRAAVARLRIGAVAFHAAVLLLFTVSVLKLSAQSFSPFLYFQF, encoded by the coding sequence GTGGTTTTTTCTTCCAACGTGTTCCTGTTCCTGTTCCTGCCGATTTTCCTCGGCTTGTACTACCTGGTCGGAACGCGCTATCGAAACCTGCTGTTGCTGGTCGCTAGCTACATCTTCTATGCCTGGTGGCGCATCGACTTTCTGGTGCTGTTCGCTGTCGTGACAGTGTTCAACTACTGGATTGGACTGCGCATCGGCGCGGCTGGAGTGCGCACGAAAACTGCGCAGAAATGGTTGCTCCTCGGTGTGGTGGTCGACCTCGGCGTACTCGGCTATTTCAAGTACGCCAATTTCGGCGTCGACAGCCTCAACGCCATCATCACCTCGTTCGGCATGGAGCCCTTCGTGCTCACGCACATCCTGCTGCCGATCGGGATCTCTTTCTACATCTTCGAGTCCATCAGCTACATCATCGACGTCTACCGCGGCGACACCCCAGCCACCCATAACCTGGTGGACTTCGCCGCTTTTGTGGCGATCTTCCCGCATCTGATTGCCGGCCCGGTACTGCGTTTCCGCGACCTGGTGGACCAGTTCAACCACCGTACCCACACTGTGGACAAGTTCGCCGAGGGCTGTACGCGCTTCATGCAAGGCTTCATCAAGAAGGTCTTCATCGCAGACAGCATCGCGCCCATCGCCGACCATTGCTTCGCACTTTCCGACCCCACCACGGGCGACGCCTGGCTTGGTGCGCTGGCCTATACCGCGCAACTGTATTTCGACTTTTCCGGCTACAGCGACATGGCCATCGGCCTGGGCCTGATGATGGGCTTCCGCTTCATGGAAAACTTCAAGCAGCCGTACATCAGCCAGTCCATTACCGAGTTCTGGCGACGCTGGCACATCAGCCTCTCCACCTGGCTGCGCGACTACCTGTACATCAGCCTGGGCGGCAACCGCGGAACCTCCTTCCAGACCTACCGTAACCTGTTCCTGACCATGCTGTTGGGTGGTCTGTGGCATGGCGCCAACTTCACTTACATTCTCTGGGGCGCCTGGCACGGCGCCTGGTTGGCCATTGAGCGTTCCTTGGGCGTGAACGCCGCGCCACGCGTGCTCAACCCGCTGAGGTGGGTCTTCACCTTCATGCTGGTGGTGATCGGCTGGGTGATTTTTCGCGCCGAGAACCTCGACGTCGCCTGGCGCATGTACGCTGCCATGTTCAGCTTCGCCGACTTCCGGCTCTCGGAGCTCTACCGCGCTCAGCTCACCAGCCTGCAGATCGCCACCCTGGTGCTGGCCTATGTCGTGCTGGCCATCTTCGGCATCCGTCAGTTCTACAGCCAGCCGCTGGCCGCAGGACCCAAGGCCAGCGCCCGTGAAGACGACGGCATCATGATCAACGCCAACGGCCGAGCCGCCGTGGCGCGCCTGCGGATAGGCGCCGTGGCCTTCCACGCTGCCGTGCTCCTGCTGTTCACCGTCTCGGTGCTGAAGCTCTCGGCGCAAAGCTTCTCGCCCTTCCTTTACTTCCAGTTCTGA
- a CDS encoding alginate O-acetyltransferase has product MGRFVQGWLACASIATLFTSSLSLAADAPEYEIERCCQICPQALQDSSYTGDLGDFSQLVQGHEDWLFRSKIDFMTNIGTTPEGFKLLQDLRDALKAKGVELVMVYLPPRGLLVTEMLNPQERSSFNAELSRSNYLATIERLRSLGIRVPDLSALLDLPAEVRSKFFFKRDNHWTPQGAELTAQLLAAEIGKSGVFKGIARKEFATRTEGNLYKAGSLNQAFGKICGNGYANEYFTRAVTEPKEESNELFGDTERPDVVLVGTSFSSAQYNFDGFLKQYANVDVDNRSVTGGGFHSAMLQYLGTQDFQDKPPKVLIWEVNSYYDLAMATFYRQAMPLLNNGCRDVTADIDQKLTLRPGKNEVLVNTGVKPIHSEDAVVEIQFSKPAISDLRSTVWYMSGSRENLLISRSREVESNGRFVFRLREDAEWAGQTLLSLEIDMPADMPPGLQVEAKICRRADKPASVMQAKAD; this is encoded by the coding sequence AGATCTGCCCGCAGGCGCTGCAGGACAGCAGCTACACCGGTGATCTGGGCGATTTCAGCCAACTGGTGCAGGGGCACGAGGATTGGCTTTTCCGCAGCAAGATCGACTTCATGACCAACATCGGCACCACGCCCGAGGGTTTCAAACTGCTCCAGGATCTGCGTGATGCGCTGAAAGCCAAGGGCGTGGAACTGGTGATGGTCTACCTGCCGCCGCGTGGCCTGCTCGTCACTGAGATGCTCAACCCGCAGGAGCGCAGCAGCTTCAATGCCGAACTGTCGCGCAGTAATTACCTGGCTACCATCGAGCGCCTGCGCAGCCTGGGTATACGCGTGCCGGACCTCTCCGCACTGCTGGACCTGCCGGCCGAAGTGCGCAGCAAATTCTTCTTCAAGCGCGATAACCACTGGACGCCGCAAGGCGCTGAGCTGACCGCGCAGTTGCTGGCCGCCGAGATTGGTAAGTCGGGGGTCTTCAAGGGGATTGCGCGCAAGGAATTTGCCACGCGCACGGAAGGCAACCTGTACAAGGCCGGCTCACTCAACCAGGCATTCGGCAAGATCTGTGGCAATGGTTACGCCAATGAGTATTTCACGCGCGCAGTGACGGAGCCTAAAGAAGAGAGCAATGAGCTGTTTGGCGATACCGAACGGCCCGATGTGGTGCTGGTCGGCACCAGTTTCAGTTCCGCACAGTACAACTTCGACGGCTTTCTCAAACAGTACGCCAACGTCGACGTGGATAACCGCTCGGTGACAGGCGGTGGCTTCCACAGTGCCATGCTGCAGTACCTCGGCACCCAGGACTTCCAGGACAAACCGCCGAAGGTACTGATCTGGGAGGTCAACAGCTATTACGACCTGGCCATGGCGACTTTCTATCGCCAGGCCATGCCCCTGCTAAATAACGGTTGCCGGGACGTAACGGCGGACATAGACCAGAAGCTGACCCTGCGGCCAGGCAAGAACGAGGTGCTGGTCAACACTGGGGTCAAACCGATCCACAGCGAGGACGCCGTCGTCGAGATTCAGTTCAGCAAGCCCGCGATCAGCGATTTGCGCAGTACCGTCTGGTACATGAGCGGCTCGAGGGAAAACCTGTTGATCAGTCGGTCGCGGGAAGTCGAGTCGAACGGCCGCTTTGTTTTCCGCTTGCGTGAGGACGCCGAGTGGGCTGGGCAGACGCTGCTGTCCCTGGAGATCGATATGCCAGCAGACATGCCCCCGGGACTGCAGGTCGAGGCGAAGATCTGCCGCAGGGCGGACAAACCCGCCAGCGTGATGCAAGCCAAGGCCGATTGA